GTGGGCAGGTGACGACCTGGACCAGCGAGGCGAAATCCAACTCTGCCACAGGCCGGGTCTGCAGCAGGTGTACCCAGACGGAAGTATCGGCAAGAGTCAACGGCGGCCTTGGCTTCTCCGGCGACGGGGTTGATCCTCGCGCATTTCCGCCAGATCCCCTTGCCAGGCGCCGCTGCCGAAAAAGCGGGGAAGCTGCTGGAGTTTTCGGACTCGCAATAGCTCCGCCAGAGCCATGTTCACTGCGGCCGAGTAAGTACGGGCACCGGTTTCGCGCCGCACTTGCTCGAGCAATTTTTCATCAAGCACAAGATTCGTGCGCTTCATGCGCA
The nucleotide sequence above comes from Acidobacteriota bacterium. Encoded proteins:
- a CDS encoding PIN domain nuclease codes for the protein MARASAARNRCPYLLGRSEHGSGGAIASPKTPAASPLFRQRRLARGSGGNARGSTPSPEKPRPPLTLADTSVWVHLLQTRPVAELDFASLVQVVTCPPVVQEVLQGLTSERPWPGLVPAILSLPVLSDPVPLALFRSAAEIYRAGRSRGYTIRSSMDCLIAAIAIEHQAPVWHRDRDFDVIARFTQLHVVRSIN